In a single window of the Lineus longissimus chromosome 4, tnLinLong1.2, whole genome shotgun sequence genome:
- the LOC135486738 gene encoding piggyBac transposable element-derived protein 4-like, producing the protein MTRRRLTAEEVRDMIDLDDDEDDIDSDYRHESDFESESEPDLAANAGSSDSDDPVVHNAQPPQPAQNRGRLRGRRGGGRPRGAANRGNRAAAPRYLWIDDNTGFVDDDFSPNEACGPKNIPDNVTDDQSSFLDWFSLLWPPELWQLLVDETNRQANRVKATKPDHYYAKSYYPVTLEEMKAFFGCRVVIEMLVHKTRYEHYWRQKDNDLTITPGFNRIFTRDRFLAIWSFLHCVNEDDPELDKTDKIYKTRPIFNIVLEKFQHYYKPEQDLSLDEGMIPTKNSLSIRQYIKDKPVRWGIKSFLVCDSENGYICNAEIYTGARDDANAIDNLGVTGNLVVRLLWPFTDQNYRVYCDRYYSGIELAQYLKRQCGIGYVGTIQTNRAGFPKDIIKKKNQMARGESIMKNNGEVACITWRDSRPIYFLTSQFISDPPEHVQRYDAREHRRVAVPSPKAVVMYNKYMGGTDKNDQMTRLHKSRRHYKWPRRLMIKFFMWATYNTYVLIGFYRPHQRDGMRTQTFLQFVEKLCNLLVGDFVRPVPVRPARGNEERRFQNVGLHVVERPAHATQDNRCVVCSEKHRRARLQSPNRAYKDLPPRRKTVFWCSYCEKFLCIGTGNQNCWKDWHSKVQYWR; encoded by the coding sequence ATGACGCGTAGGAGGCTGACTGCAGAGGAGGTAAGGGACATGATAGAtttagatgatgatgaggacgatATTGACTCTGACTATCGTCATGAAAGTGACTTTGAAAGTGAATCTGAGCCAGATTTAGCTGCCAATGCAGGTAGTAGTGATTCTGACGATCCTGTAGTACATAATGCACAGCCTCCACAGCCTGCTCAAAATAGGGGCCGTCTCAGAGGTCGTCGAGGTGGGGGTCGTCCCAGAGGTGCTGCCAATAGGGGGAACCGTGCTGCAGCTCCTCGTTATTTGTGGATTGATGATAATACAGGgtttgttgatgatgattttaGTCCAAATGAAGCTTGTGGGCCTAAGAACATTCCTGATAATGTCACTGATGATCAAAGTTCTTTTCTGGACTGGTTTTCATTACTTTGGCCCCCAGAACTGTGGCAACTTTTGGTGGATGAAACTAATCGTCAGGCTAACCGTGTGAAGGCAACAAAGCCTGACCATTACTATGCAAAGTCATATTACCCTGTCACCCTGGAAGAAATGAAGGCTTTCTTTGGTTGCAGGGTTGTTATTGAGATGTTGGTGCATAAGACAAGGTATGAACATTATTGGCGGCAGAAGGACAATGATCTAACAATCACCCCAGGTTTCAACAGGATCTTCACACGTGATCGATTTCTTGCAATTTGGTCATTCCTTCACTGTGTAAATGAGGATGATCCTGAATTAGATAAGACTGACAAGATTTATAAGACAAGGCCTATCTTCAATATAGTGCTTGAAAAGTTCCAACACTACTACAAACCAGAGCAGGATCTTTCGCTGGATGAAGGGATGATTCCCACCAAGAATTCGTTGTCGATTAGACAGTACATAAAAGATAAGCCAGTCAGGTGGGGAATAAAGTCATTCTTGGTCTGTGACAGTGAGAATGGATACATTTGTAATGCTGAAATCTACACTGGAGCCCGTGATGATGCAAATGCTATTGACAATTTGGGGGTTACAGGAAATCTTGTTGTCCGTCTCCTTTGGCCATTCACTGACCAGAACTACAGGGTTTATTGTGACAGGTACTATTCAGGGATAGAACTTGCTCAATACTTGAAAAGGCAGTGTGGGATAGGGTATGTGGGAACCATACAAACAAACAGGGCAGGCTTTCCAAAGGAtattatcaagaaaaaaaatcaaatggccCGAGGAGAATCAATCATGAAGAACAATGGTGAGGTTGCTTGCATCACATGGCGGGATAGCAGGCCCATTTACTTTCTAACATCACAGTTCATTAGTGACCCTCCTGAGCATGTTCAAAGGTATGATGCAAGAGAGCATAGGAGAGTTGCAGTGCCAAGCCCCAAAGCTGTTGTTATGTACAATAAGTATATGGGTGGGACGGACAAAAATGATCAGATGACGAGACTTCATAAAAGCCGTCGCCACTACAAGTGGCCTCGCCGCCTAATGATAAAGTTTTTCATGTGGGCCACCTACAATACTTATGTTCTCATTGGATTCTATAGACCACATCAAAGGGATGGCATGAGGACACAAACATTTCTGCAGTTTGTTGAGAAGTTATGCAACCTTCTTGTGGGAGACTTTGTTCGTCCCGTccctgttcggccagcacgAGGGAACGAGGAAAGGCGTTTTCAAAACGTTGGACTTCATGTGGTAGAGAGACCTGCCCATGCTACTCAGGATAATAGGTGTGTTGTGTGTAGTGAGAAGCACAGAAGGGCTAGACTCCAAAGTCCAAATAGGGCATACAAGGACTTGCCTCCAAGGAGAAAGACTGTCTTTTGGTGTTCATACTGTGAAAAATTCTTGTGCATCGGAACTGGAAATCAGAACTGTTGGAAAGACTGGCACTCAAAGGTGCAATACTGGAGGTAA
- the LOC135486739 gene encoding uncharacterized protein K02A2.6-like gives MTDQRLVEIREETARDEELTEAMKITLEGWPQHSRNVPASVLELYNVRHGLSVSDGLLLMGDRIVIPRKMRSDILARIHDGHQGVNKCRERANMSVFWPGINYDIQCIVKECEHCQIRSPTQRHEPMISTPQPDRPWQKIAADFCEVEKVKYLVVIDYYSKWLEIIKMNDTRAASVIAKYKTLFARWGVPQEHFSDNGPPFDSNAFKDFANEYGIMLTTSSPHNPQANGQAESGVAIAERILPQNDPVKALMVYRATPVVSTGHSPSRLMMGREMSTTLPILSKTLAPHWPDRERLSENVKNTQMNYEKQYNRRHGVRPMPELMPGDRVRVKLDNESKWGQPTTVVRQHETPRSYVVQSQSGREYRRNRRHLQLLPKTNGSNSKDKASDSSESQPAVPVHTNVQPSIQPNPVRETPASTPSTNAESSMSQPVTTRSGRTVKPPGWQKDFAK, from the coding sequence ATGACTGACCAGCGATTGGTCGAAATTCGCGAGGAAACAGCGCGTGATGAAGAACTGACTGAAGCCATGAAAATCACGCTTGAAGGCTGGCCACAACATAGCCGTAATGTGCCCGCCTCTGTACTTGAACTGTACAATGTTCGACATGGATTGTCGGTGTCCGATGGACTATTGCTCATGGGTGATCGAATCGTTATTCCGCGGAAAATGAGGTCCGATATACTAGCCCGTATTCACGATGGACATCAGGGAGTGAATAAGTGCCGCGAGCGCGCGAATATGTCTGTATTCTGGCCAGGCATAAACTATGACATTCAATGCATAGTGAAGGAATGCGAACATTGCCAGATTCGCAGTCCCACACAAAGACATGAGCCGATGATATCTACGCCTCAGCCAGATCGCCCCTGGCAGAAAATAGCAGCCGATTTCTGCGAAGTCGAGAAAGTGAAATACCTTGTGGTCATAGACTATTACTCGAAGTGGCTTGAGATAATCAAGATGAATGATACCCGAGCCGCTAGTGTGATTGCTAAGTACAAGACTCTGTTTGCTAGGTGGGGCGTGCCGCAAGAACATTTCTCTGATAACGGCCCGCCATTCGATTCAAACGCGTTCAAAGACTTTGCCAATGAATATGGCATAATGCTGACCACAAGTAGCCCGCATAATCCACAGGCCAATGGCCAAGCCGAAAGTGGAGTCGCTATCGCGGAAAGAATTCTGCCCCAGAATGATCCAGTGAAAGCACTGATGGTGTACAGGGCAACACCAGTTGTCTCAACAGGACATAGTCCTAGTCGTCTAATGATGGGACGTGAGATGAGTACAACATTGCCGATACTCTCAAAGACACTAGCACCTCATTGGCCTGATCGCGAAAGACTGTCAGAGAATGTAAAGAACACGCAAATGAACTATGAAAAACAGTACAATAGGAGGCATGGAGTTAGGCCTATGCCTGAACTAATGCCTGGTGATCGGGTCCGAGTCAAGTTGGACAATGAGTCCAAGTGGGGACAGCCCACTACCGTCGTTAGACAGCACGAAACCCCTCGATCATATGTCGTGCAGTCACAGTCAGGAAGGGAGTATCGTCGAAATCGCCGCCATTTACAACTTCTCCCGAAGACAAATGGCAGCAACAGCAAGGACAAAGCTTCGGACTCGTCCGAGTCACAACCAGCCGTACCGGTACATACAAATGTACAGCCAAGTATACAGCCGAATCCAGTACGAGAAACCCCAGCGTCGACTCCGAGTACGAATGCCGAAtcgtcaatgtcacaaccagtgactACGAGATCCGGGAGGACTGTGAAGCCTCCAGGTTGGCAGAAAGACTTTGCGAAATAG